The Priestia megaterium NBRC 15308 = ATCC 14581 region AAAAGACGTAGTGAAAATTACAACATCCACTAAAACACCAGATGAGCAGCAGCTGAAGAAAGTAAATGAAGTAGTGGCTCGATTGATTGATGAGCATGGATACAATTCAGTATCTGCTAATGAACTGCTGCGCTATGTAGGAAGTTTGTTAAATCGATAACTCAGTACTAACAAGAAAACATGGCACTTCCGATCTGTGCCATGTTTTTCTTATCTCTTAAAATAAACTCTGCATAATTAGGCTAATGTGTAGTACGCATTGCACTTAACCATCATATGATAAGTCATAAACATATACATGACACTAGACACTATAAAATGAATAGTTAATAGTGAAAGAATTAGTTAGCAAGTATACCATTCTTGCGCATAGGATAAGAGTAACCAACCTTTGAACTAAAGGTATTTGTCAGAAACTTTCGGTATAGCTTATGCATGCCGAGTAAAAACGTGCAGGTGTTTTTTAAATAAGGAGGGGAATAGCGTGGGAAAAGAAGTAGATAAAAGTTTTGCTGTCTCAAAAGAAGACTGGTCCCTCCATCGTAAAGGCCACGATGATCAAAAAAGACATCAAGAAAAAATTAAAGAAGCAATTAAAAATAATTTACCGGATTTAATTACAGAAGAAAATATCGTGATGTCCAATGGAAGAGAAGTTGTTAAAATTCCGATCAAATCATTGGATGAATATCGAATTCGGTACAATTATGATAAAAACAAACATGTGGGTCAAGGTGATGGAGACAGTAAAGTTGGGGATGTAGTAGCACGTGATGGATCTGCTGGAGATGGTCAAAAAGGAGCAGGGAAAGGTCAAGGAGCAGGTGACCAGGCTGGAGAAGATTACTTTGAAGCAGAAGTGTCTCTTATGGAGCTTCAAGAGGCTTTATTTGCTCAATTAGAACTGCCTAATCTTCAGCGAAAAGAATCTGATCAAATTGTTGTGGAACACATTGAATTTAATGATATACGACGTACAGGTTTGATGGGGAATATTGATAAAAAACGAACGATGATGAGCGCTTATAAGCGAAACGCAATGACAGGAAAGGCTGCTTTTCATCCTATTTATCCGGAAGATTTAAAATTCAAAACGTGGAATGAAGTTATAAAGCCGGAATCGAAAGCAGTCGTCTTAGCTATGATGGATACGAGCGGTTCGATGGGCATATGGGAAAAGTATATGGCACGAAGCTTTTTCTTTTGGATGACACGCTTTTTACGTACGAAATATGAAACAGTGGAAATTGAATTTATTGCGCATCATACAGAGGCAAAAGTAGTATCAGAAGAAGACTTTTTCTCCAAAGGAGAAAGCGGAGGAACCATCTGTTCATCTGCTTATCGAAAAGCGCTTGAATTAATTAACCAAAAGTATGATCCGAGCCGCTATAATATTTACCCGTTCCATTTTTCAGATGGCGATAACTTAACTTCAGATAACGCAAGGTGTGTAAAGTTAGTAAATGAATTAATGAAAGTGTCAAATATGTTTGGATATGGGGAAGTGAATCAGTACAATCGACATTCCACTTTAATGTCTGCTTACAAAAATATTCAAGACGAAAGTTTTAGACACTTTATTTTAAAACAAAAATCAG contains the following coding sequences:
- the yhbH gene encoding sporulation protein YhbH, whose amino-acid sequence is MGKEVDKSFAVSKEDWSLHRKGHDDQKRHQEKIKEAIKNNLPDLITEENIVMSNGREVVKIPIKSLDEYRIRYNYDKNKHVGQGDGDSKVGDVVARDGSAGDGQKGAGKGQGAGDQAGEDYFEAEVSLMELQEALFAQLELPNLQRKESDQIVVEHIEFNDIRRTGLMGNIDKKRTMMSAYKRNAMTGKAAFHPIYPEDLKFKTWNEVIKPESKAVVLAMMDTSGSMGIWEKYMARSFFFWMTRFLRTKYETVEIEFIAHHTEAKVVSEEDFFSKGESGGTICSSAYRKALELINQKYDPSRYNIYPFHFSDGDNLTSDNARCVKLVNELMKVSNMFGYGEVNQYNRHSTLMSAYKNIQDESFRHFILKQKSDVFHAMKSFFRKETEDQKYA